The sequence ACCGCGCGGACGCGCTGCGCATCGCCGCCGCCGAGCTGGCCGACCCGGCACCGACCGCGCTGGTGGCGAACCTGCCCTACAACGTCGCCGTGCCGGTGGTGCTGCACCTGTTGGCCGTGCTGCCCACCCTGCGACACGGCCTGGTGATGGTGCAGAAGGAGGTCGCCGACCGGCTCGTCGCCGGTCCCGGCTCCAAGGTGTACGGCATCCCGTCGGTGAAGCTCGCCTGGTACGCCCAGGCCCGGGGCGCCGGCAAGGTGCCGCCGAACGTGTTCTGGCCGGTGCCCAACGTCGACTCCGGCCTGGTCGCCTTCACCTGCCACGAGCCGCCCCGCTCCGACGTACCTCGGGAGCGGGTCTTCGCAGTGGTGGACGCGGCGTTCGCGCAGCGCCGTAAGACGCTGCGCGCCGCCCTGGCCGGCTGGGCCGGCGGCGCGGACCGGGCGGCCGCCGCGCTCACCGCCGCCGGCGTCGACCCCGGCGCCCGTGGGGAGTCGCTGACCGTCGAGCAGTTCGCCGCCATCGCCGCGTCGGCTCCGGTCGGTACGCCGGCCGCGAAGTAGGCTGACGCCGTGCCCGCCGAGGACACCGAGGAGCTGATCGTGGCCAAGCCGTTCGACATCCGCCTGCGCATGCGGGACATCACCCCGTGACCGAGGCCTGGCGACCGGACGACGACGAGCCACGTGGGGCCATCGGCCCGGTGCGGGTGCGGGTGCCCGCGAAGGTCAACCTGCACCTCGGGGTGGGCCCGCTGCGCCGGGACGGCTACCACGAGCTGAACACGGTCTACCACGCCATCTCGATCTACGACGAGCTGACGGCCCGCCGGGGCGACACCCTCGCCCTGACCATGGAGGGTGAGGGCACCGGCGAGCTGGCCCTGGACGACACCAACCTGGTGATCCGCGCCGCGCACGCCCTCGCCGGGTACGCGGGGGTGCTGCCGCACGCCCGGCTGCACCTGCGCAAGCAGATCCCGCTCGCCGGTGGGCTGGCCGGTGGCAGCGCCGACGCGGCTGCCGCGCTGGTGGCCTGCGACGCGCTCTGGGGCACCGGGCTGTCCCGCGACGAACTGGCCGGCATCGCCGCCGACCTCGGCTCGGACGTGCCGTTCCTGATCTACGGTGGCACCGCGCTGGGCACCGGCCGGGGCGAGGCGATCAGCCCGGTGCTGGCCCGCCCCACCTCCTGGCACTGGGTGGTGGCGATCGCCGACGCCGGCCTGTCCACCCCGACCGCCTACCGGGAGCTGGACCGGCTCCGCGACTCTGGTGCCGCCGGCACCCCGCTGGGCAGCACCGACGCCCTGCTGGGCGCGCTGCGCCAACGTGACCCCCGGGTGCTCGCCCGTACGCTCGGCAACGACCTCCAGGCTGCCGCGCTGGCCATGCGCCCGGCGCTGGCCGACACGTTGAAGGCCGGCGAGGCGGCCGGCGCGCTCACCGGGATCGTCTCCGGCTCCGGCCCGACCTGCGTGTTCCTCGCCGCCGACGCGGCCGACGCGGAGCGGATCGCCGCCGAGCTGACCGCCGCGGGCGTCTGCCGCGAGGCGCGGGTCGCGCACGGTCCGGTCGCCGGCGCCCGCGTCGGCTGACGACGCGTCCTACCGGGGCCGCTGGCACGCGGCGCGGACGTTCGGGGCGTCCGCGTACCCTTGGGACAGGCGTCCAGGTGCCCGCCGGCACCGGGACGCCTTGATCATGAAGGGTGGAACGTGGCGAACATCGTCAATCTGGACCGGGTGTCCAAGGGGTACGGCGCCGCCGGGCGGCTGCTCACGGACGTCTCGCTCGGCCTGGACGACGCCGACCGGATCGGCGTGGTCGGCCTCAACGGCGCCGGCAAGTCCACCCTGCTGCGGCTGCTCACCAAGCAGGAGGACCCCGACGACGGCCGGGTGACCCACCGCCGTGACCTGCGCGTGCTCTGGTTGCCGCAGCAGCTCACCCTCGCGCCCGAGGCGACCGTCCGGGACGTGGTGCTCGGCACCGCCTGGCTCGACGAGGGCATGGGCGCCGAGCACGAGTGGGCCGGCGACGCCGGGGTGCGGGCCATCCTCGACGGCCTCGGCATGCCGCACCTCGGCCTCGACCAGCCGGTCGGCCCGATGTCCGGTGGCGAACGCCGCCGGGTGGCGCTCGCGGCGCTGCTCGTCCGCGAATCCGACCTGCTCATCCTCGACGAGCCCACCAACCACCTGGACGTCGGCGGTGTCGACTGGCTGGCCCGGCACCTGGTCGGCCGCAGGGGCGCCCTGGTCGTGGTCACCCACGACCGGTGGTTCCTGGACGCGGTCTGCACCACCACCTGGGAGGTCGCCGACCAGACCGTCCGCGCCTACGAGGGTGGCTTCGCCGCCTGGACCCTCGCCCGCGCCGAGCGCGAGCGGGTCGCCGCCGCCACCGAGGCCCGCCGGCAGAACCTGCTCCGCAAGGAGATCGCCTGGCTGCGCCGTGGCCCGCCCGCCCGGACCTCCAAGCCGCAGTTCCGCATCGACGCCGCGAACGCGTTGATCGCCGACGTGCCGCCGGCGCGCGACACCATGTCGTTGCAGCGGATGGCGACCTCCCGGCTGGGCAAGCAGGTGTACGACCTGGAGAACGTCGAGCTGCACGCCGGCCCGAAGGAGATCCTGCGCGACGTCACCTGGCTGGTCGGCCCCGGCGACCGGATCGCCATCCTCGGCGCGAACGGCGCCGGCAAGACCACACTGCTGCGGATGCTCGCCGGCATCACCCGGCCAGACGGTGGCCGCCTCGGCACCGGCTCCACAGTGCGGCCCGCGTTCCTCTCCCAGGAGCTCACCGAGCTGCCCGGGCATCTGCGGGTGCTCGAAGCGGTGGAGGAGGTCGCCCGCCGGGTCCAGCTCGGGGACCGGGAGGTCTCCGCCGCGCAGCTCGCCGAGGTGTTCGGCTTCGACGACCGCCGGCTCTGGACCCCGGTCAGTGACCTCTCCGGTGGGGAACGCCGCCGGTTGCAGATGCTGCGGTTGCTGGCCGGCGAGCCCAACGTGCTGCTCTTCGACGAGCCCACAAACGACCTGGACACGGACACCCTCGCCTCGCTGGAGGATCTGCTCGACTCGTGGCCCGGCACGATCATCGTGGCCAGCCACGACCGGTACCTGATCGAGCGGGTCACGGACACGGCGTACGGGATGTTCGGTGACGGTCGGCTAGTGCACCTGCCGGGCGGGGTGGACGAATACCTCGCGCGGACCGCCGAGCGGGCTGGCTCTCCCCGGGCGGGCGTCACCTCGACCTCCGCGCCCGCCGCCCCCTCGGGTGGTGGTATGTCCGCCGCCGAGGTGCGTCAGGCCCGCAAGGAGCTGACCCGGCTGGAACGGCAACTCGGCAAGCTCGACCAGCGCGAGACCACGCTGCTCGATCAGCTCGCGGCGGACGCCACCGACTACGCCCGGGTCGCGGAGTTGGACACCCAGCTCAAGGATCTGCGCGCCGAACGGGAGCGGATCGAGGAGAGCTGGATGACCCTCGCCGAGGACCTGCCCGAGAGCTGACCGGCCGGGCGCGCCGGCCCGGGCCCCGTGTGCGGCGTCACACCACCACATGCGAGACAATCGTCGGCGACACCTACCCCACGGCGTTGGAGACACAGACATGGCACACACCCCCGTCAACCACCCCGCGCGGCCGATCTACCGGGCGATCGGCGGGCTGACCGGTCTGTACCTGGTCGTCTTCGGTGTGCTCGGCATCGTCGCGAGCACCGGCAACGAGATCCTCGCCCAGGACGACACCCGGGTCCTCGGTCAGGGCACCAACCTGGGCTTCTCGCTGCTCAGCGTGCTGCTCGGGATCGTCGTGCTGGTCGGCACCGCGCTCGGCCGCAACATCGACGTGGCGATCAACCAGTGGCTGGCGTACAGCCTCATGGTGGTCAGCCTGGCCGGTCTCGCGTTCATCCGGACCGACGCCAACATCTTCAACTTCAGCATCACCACGGTGGTCGTGGTGATGACGGCCGCCCTGGTGCTGCTCATGGTCGGCATGTACGGCAAGGTCGGCACGGAGGACGAGGCGGAGGCGTTCCAGAAGGCTCGTCTCGTTCTCTGATTCTTCTTCTTTGTGGTTGCGGCAGTGGTTTTCGCCGGAGCCCGAGCTGCTCCGGGCGGTCAGGCTTGATCCCTGCGCAGCTCGGGCTCCGGCGAAAACCTGACCTTGGTCCAGCCTTTGGCGGACCTCCCGCATTGGGGTTTTCCGGACAGTTGGCTCTGCCTTGGGCGACAATTCCCCTGAAACGGTCACATCAGGGGGTCTGGGCATGCCGCACTTTCCGGTCAACCATCCGGCACGGCCGCTCTACCGGGTCCTCTCCGGGCTGATCGGGGTCTACATCCTGGTCTTCGGCGTCTGGGGCGTCGCCGAGACGATCGGCGACCCACTCTTCGCCCGCACCAGCACCTGGGCCCTCGGGCTCCGGACCAACCTGGCCTTCTCGCTCGCCTCGGTGATCTTCGGGATCGTCCTGATCATCGGGGCCTCGCGGCGCACCAACCTCGGCCACTACATGAACCTCACAGCGGGCGTGGTGTTCCTGGTGACCAGCATCCTGACGATGTCGGTGCTGCAGACCGAAGCGAACATCCTCAACTTCTCGATGTCGACAGTGGTCGTGTCGATGCTGTTCGGCCTGATCCTGCTCGGCACCGGCCTCTACGACAAGGTCGGCCCACCGGAATCCGCCGAGGCGGAGCTGGAGCACCGCAAGCACCCGGTGGCCGACGTACACCGCCGCTGATCGGGTCAGCTACGCCGCGCGGTGATCAGCGTCGGCTTCGCCTCCAGGTGCGACAACCCGTTCCAGGCCAGGTTCACCAGGTGCGCCGCCACCGTCTCCTTGCGCGGCTTCCGCACCTCCAGCCACCAGCGGCCGGTCAGCGCCACCATGCCGACCAGCGCCTGCGAGTACAGCTCGGCGAGCTTCGGGTCGTACCCGCGGCTCTTGTACTCGGCGCCCAGGATGTGCTCGACCTGGTGCGCCACGTCGTTCATGACGCTGCTGAAGGTGGCAGTGCCGGACATCAGCGGCGACTCGCGGACCAGCACCCGGAAACCGCTGGTCTCCTCCTCGATGTAGGTCAGCAGGGCCAGCGCAGCCTGTTCCAGCAGCTCGCGCGGATGACCGGCGGTCAACGCCGTGGTGATCCGGTCCAACAGGGCCCGGACCTCCCGGTCCACCACCACCGCGTAGAGCCCTTCCTTGCCACCGAAGTGCTCGTACACCACCGGCTTGGAGACCTTGGCGCGGGCCGCCACCTCCTCGATGGAGGTGGCGTCGAAACCGCGCTCGGCGAAGAGTTGCCGGCCGGTCGCGATCAACTGCTCCCGGCGTTGGGCCGCCGACATGCGGACCCGGGAGGGGGCCTTGGCTTTCGGTGCCGCCGTCGGCGTCGCCCGTCGGCCGCCGACAGCTGCCGCCGCGTCGTCGCTGACCTCAGGCATGTCGCCGCCTCGCTGGCGCTCGGTGACGCCCTGCCGTGGAATGGTTCCTCCGCTGTGCCCGTTCACGTCGTCGCCTCACTGTCGGGCGGTCCGACCACCCTGACGCGCCGTTCGACCGTACCCGGATCGGGCCCGGCACCCCGTCCGCCGAGCCGCCTGGTCCCCCCGCATGGCTCGGTCATCCGGCCATCCTGCCAGGCGGCATCCCGGGGCACCGCCCGGTTTTAGCGGGGTGCGACAGGCTTCACGAGCTTGGCGGCGAGGCGCTCCGGCTTTGGCCAGCGCACCTGCGTCGCGGCGCCGGTCTTCTCGAACAACCAGATCACCCGGGCGGAGATGTCCACCTGACCGCGCAGCACGCCGTGCCGGGCGCTGGTCGGGTCGGCGTGGTGCAGGTTGTGCCAGCTCTCGCCGAACGACAGGATCGCCAGCGGCCAGAAGTTCGAGGCGCGGTCGCCCTGACGCATCGCGAACGGGCGCTCGCCGTAGACGTGGCACACCGAGTTGATCGCCCAGGTGACGTGGTGCAGGAGACCGATCCGGACCAGCCCGGCCCAGAAGAACGCGGTCAGCGCACCCTGCCAGGACCAGGTCACCAGGCCGCCGATCAGCGCCGGGCCGAGCAGCGAGACGGCCACCAGCGCGGGGAAGAGCCGGTCGACCCGGCTGATGTCCCGGTCGGCGATGAGGTCCGGCGCGAAACGCGCGCGGTTGGACAGCTCCCGGCGGAACAGCCAGCCCACGTGTGCGTGGAACAGGCCCCGGGTCAACGCCCAGAAGCTGGTGCCGAAGCGCCACGGGGAGTGCGGGTCACCCTCCAGGTCGGAGAAGGCGTGGTGTCGACGGTGGTCGGCGACCCACTGAATGATCTCGCCCTGCACCGCCAGAGAACCCGCGACCGCCAGAGTCACCCGCAGCCACCGCGTGGCCTTGAACGAGCCGTGCGTGAAGTAGCGGTGGAAGCCGACGGTGATGCCGAGCCCGGAGACGACGTACCAGACCAGGCCGATGATCACGTCGGTCCAGCCCAGCCAGCCGCCCCACGCCACCGGCACGGCGACCAGCAGGGCGACGAAGGGGATGACCACGAAAGCCCAGAGGGCGGCCAGGATGCCGGGGGACTGGCTGCCGTCGGTGAGTGGTTTGGGGCCGGGGCCGGCGGTGTTGGGTTCGAGCAGAGCAGTCGACATGGGACCTCGCAGGGGGATGGTTTGATCACGAAGCTACGCCTACGTCACCGTAACTTACGGCCCCGTAGATCGCACGGGGAAGTTTCGAACGATCTTCGTGTAACTACTCGAACGCCCAGGTCAGTAGGCCCGGTGGTGGGTGTCTGACCGGCCCCCGAAACGAGGGATCGAGGTGTGGGCCGACGAGCCTGGGAGGTCGGGGGCGTCGATCTCTCACGGTACGGCGGGATGAGCGATGGCGTCCGGCGGCCGGGGCGCTAAGGTGTAGCGGCGGGATGTCCATCCATCCCTCATGCGACATGCTCAGCGTCGCTGATCGGCCGTGGTGTAATTGGCAACACCCGGGTCTTTGGTACCCGTATTTCAGGTTCGAACCCTGGCGGCCGAGCTGCCCACCTACGTCCGTTTTAGGGTCCGGTGGGGGTAAGAGGGGAACGTGCCGGGCCTCGCGGCTAGCATGGCCGCGAGAGTGTCCGCCGTCCCGACGGGAGCCACGTCGTGCCCCAGCCCCACCTTCGTACCGTCGTCGTGCTCGCCGCCGGTGAGGGCAAGCGGATGAAGTCGACACTGCCCAAGGTGCTGCACCCCCTGCTCGGTCGGACGCTCCTCGGTCACGTGCTGAGCGCCGCCGCCCCGCTGGGCGCGGACCGCACCGTCGTCGTGGTGGGGCACGGCGCCGACCAGGTCCGGGCGCACCTGTCCGAGGTCGCTCCGGACGCCACGCCGGTGCTCCAGGCCCAGCAGCTCGGCACCGGGCACGCCGTGCGGATCGCGCTGGACGCCGTACCGGACGGTGCCGGCACGGTCGTGGTGATCAACGGTGACGTGCCCCTGCTGCGACCCGAGACGGTCGGCGCGCTGGTGACCGCGCACGAGGAGGCCGCCGCGGCGGCCACCGTGCTGGCCGCCGAGGTGCCCGACCCGGCCGGCCTCGGCCGGATCGTCCGGGACGCCGACGGCCGCCTGGAGCAGATCGTCGAGGAACGCGACGCCGACGCCACGCAGCGAGCGATTCGGGAGATCAACGCCGGCATCTACGCGTTCGACGCGGTGCGGCTGCGCGAGGCGCTGGGCAAGCTCTCCACCGACAACGACCAGGGCGAGGAGTACCTGACCGACGTCTTCGGCCTGCTCCGCTCGGCCGGTGAGCCGGTGGCGGTGCACGTCGCCGTGGACCACGTCGAGACTCTGGGCTGCAACGACCGGGTGGAACTGGCCACGCTGCGCGGGCTGCTGCGCGACCGGATCAACGAGGCCTGGATGCGCACCGGGGTCAGCCTGCTCGACCCCGCCACCACCTGGATCGACGTGACGGTCGCACTGGACCGGGACGCCGTGGTCGACCAGAACACCCAGTTGCGCGGCGGCACCGTGGTCGGCGCCGGCGCACTGATCGGGCCGGACGTCACCCTGATCGACACCGTCGTCGGCCCCGCCGCGTCGGTGATCCGCAGCCACGCCGTCGGCGCCGAGGTGGGCGCTGGCGCGACCGTCGGGCCGTACGCGTACCTGCGGCCGGCCGCACAGTTGGCCGAGAAGGCGAAGGTCGGCACGTTCGTCGAGGTGAAGAACTCGCAGATCGGCGCCGGCGCGAAGGTGCCGCACCTGACGTACGTCGGCGACGCGACGATCGGCGAGCAGACGAACATCGGCGCCGCGTCGGTCTTCGTGAACTACGACGGGGTCAACAAGCACCGCACGGTGATCGGCAGCCACGCGCGGACCGGGGCGGACAACATGTTCGTGGCGCCGGTCGAGGTGGGCGACGGGGCGTACACGGCGGCTGGTTCGGTGATCGTCGACGACGTGCCGGCAGGGGCGATGGGCGTCGCCCGGGCGCGCCAGCGCAACATCGAGGGCTGGGTGGTCATGCGGCGCGCCGGCACCGCCGCGGCGGAGGCCGCGCAGCGGGCCCGCGACGCGAAGGATGCGCAGCCGGCCGGCGACGCGAAGGGTGCGTCCGGTACGACAGGTGCCGCAAGCCACAGTGAGGCAATCCACGGGGCGACCGAGACGGTGGGCGGCGCATCCGGCTCGGGAGATACTGCAACCGAATAGTCCCTGACCCACCACCACCGGGTCGGGTACCGCCGACATAACGGGAGCAGACGGGCCCATGGGCAGCATCGTCGCCGAAAACCGCAAAAGCCTGATGCTCTTTTCCGGACGTGGCTTTCCGGAGTTGGCCAAGGAGATCGGCGAGGTGCTCGGCGTCGCGCCGACCCCGGCCGACGCGTACGAGTTCGCCAACGGTGAGATCTTCGTACGGTTCAAGGACTCGGTACGTGGTTCGGACGCCTTCGTGGTGCAGTCCGTCACGCACGGAGTGAACACCTGGGTCATGGAGACCCTGATCATGGTGGACGCGCTGAAGCGGGGGTCGGCCAAGCGGATCACCGTGGTGCTGCCGTTCTACCCGTACGCGCGCCAGGACAAGAAGCACCGCGGTCGGGAGCCGATCTCGGCCCGCCTGGTGGCGGACCTGCTGAAGACCGCCGGCGCGAACCGCATCCTCACCGTCGACCTGCACACCGCGCAGATCCAGGGCTTCTTCGACGGCCCGGTGGACCACCTCTTCGCGATGGACATCCTGGCCGAGTACGTGGAGCACAAGTACGCGGGCCGGCCGATGACAGTGGTGGCACCGGACTCGGGCCGGGTGCGGGTGGCCGAGCGGTGGACCGACCGGCTGGGCGGCTGCCCGCTGGCGTTCATCCACAAGACCCGTGACCCGATGAAGCCGAATCAGGTCGTGGCGAACCGGGTGGTCGGTGAGGTCGAGGGTCGGGTCTGCCTGATCGTCGACGACATGATCGACACCGGGGGCACCATCGCCAAGGCCGCCGACATCCTCAAGGAGTCGGGCGCGGCGGAGATCGTCGTCGCGTCCACCCACGCGCTGCTCTCCGACCCGGCCACCGAGCGGCTGAAGAACAGCTCGATCAGCGAGATCGTGGTGACGAACACGCTGCCTCTCCCGCCGGAGAAGCAGCTGGACAAGCTCACCGTGTTGTCGATCGCGCCGCTGCTGGCACGGGCGATCCGGGAGGTCTTCGACGACGGCTCGGTGACCACCCTCTTCGGTGGCCTGAGCTGAGCCGAGCCCCGTTTCCGCCACTCGACACGCTGGCGGGAGCGGGGCTGGCAAACTGACGGAAACGGGGCTGGCACGCTGGTGGGAGCACCACCGACGGGCCGGTTCCGAGCCGTGATCGGGGACTGCCGGAAACCCTGGAAACAGCTCGGGTAGACTGGTGCGGTTGCCACGGCGAGGGTGCCCGGCGGGCCGCTGAAAAGCGCCGCACGGAGGCACCGTCATCGACGCGGTGCTCCGGGCAGTCGTTCATGACGCATGAGCCCCAGCGAGCCCCTCGCCCCAGCACCGTTAGACGACAAGCCGCCGCAGCGAAAAGCATCAGGAGTTTCCCCGTGTCCGAGGTAAAGATCAGCGCCGAGCCCCGTACCGAGTTCGGCAAGGGTGGTGCCCGCCGTACCCGCCGGGCCGGCAAGGTGCCCGCCGTGCTGTACGGCCACGGCGAGAAGCCCAAGCACATCGCGCTGCCGTCGCGGGAGTTCGCCGCCGCGATCCGCAAGGGCGGTGCCAACCAGCTCTTCGCGATCGACATCACCGACGGCACCCAGGTGCTGGCGCTGCCGAAGGCGATCCAGCGTGACCCGATCCGCGACACCTTCGAGCACGTCGACCTCATCCTGGTCCGCCGGGGCGAGAAGGTCACCGTCGAGGTCCCGGTCCAGCTGACCGGCGAGGCCGCCCGGGACACCCTGATCGTGCACGACCACGACACCCTCTCGGTGACCGCGGACGCCACCAAGGTCCCGGACCACCTCGAGGCGTCGATCGAGGGCCTGGAGGCGGGCACCCTGGTGACCGCCGGCGATGTCGAGCTGCCGGCCGGCGTCGAGCTGGCCGCCGACTCGGACCTGACCGTCGCGTCGGTGACCGCCGCCCCGACCGCCGAGCAGCTCGAGGCGACGCTGCCCGAGGTCGAGGCCGCTACCGACGAGGCCGAGGCCGAGGTCGGCGAGACCACCGAGGGCTCCGAGGGCGCGGACGCTGCCCCGGCCGAGGGTGGCGAGACGACCGAGGCGCGCACCGAGGCCTGATCGGTTCGTACTGTGCGACAGGCGTCCCCGGATGTTCGGGGGCGCCTGTCGGCATATCGGGAGTCGGTGGGATGGGCGTCGGAAGGGACGGGTCGTGACGGACGAGGCGGGGCCGTGGCTGGTGGTCGGCCTGGGCAACCCGGGCCGGGAGTACGCCGGCAACCGGCACAACGTCGGGTTCATGGTGGCCGAGCTGCTGGCCAAGCGGGTGAGCGCGCGTTTCGGCCGGCACAAGCGGGCGGTGGCCGAGGTGGCCGAGGCGCGGCTGGGGTTCGGTGGGCCGAAGCTGGTGCTGGTGAAGCCACTGACGTACATGAACCTCTCCGGCGGGCCGGTCGCGGCGCTGGCGCAGTTCTACAAGGTGCCGACGAATCAGGTGATCGCGGTGCACGACGAGTTGGACATCGAGTTCGGCCAGGTACGGGTCAAGTTCGGCGGCGGCGAGGGCGGGCACAACGGCCTGCGCTCGATGTCGAAGTCGTTGGGCACCAAGGACTACGCCCGGGTGCGGTTCGGCGTCGGTCGACCGCCGGGGCGGCAGGATCCGGCGGACTACGTGCTGTCGGATTTCGGCGCGGCCGAGCGTAAGGAGTTGGATT comes from Micromonospora vinacea and encodes:
- the glmU gene encoding bifunctional UDP-N-acetylglucosamine diphosphorylase/glucosamine-1-phosphate N-acetyltransferase GlmU, coding for MPQPHLRTVVVLAAGEGKRMKSTLPKVLHPLLGRTLLGHVLSAAAPLGADRTVVVVGHGADQVRAHLSEVAPDATPVLQAQQLGTGHAVRIALDAVPDGAGTVVVINGDVPLLRPETVGALVTAHEEAAAAATVLAAEVPDPAGLGRIVRDADGRLEQIVEERDADATQRAIREINAGIYAFDAVRLREALGKLSTDNDQGEEYLTDVFGLLRSAGEPVAVHVAVDHVETLGCNDRVELATLRGLLRDRINEAWMRTGVSLLDPATTWIDVTVALDRDAVVDQNTQLRGGTVVGAGALIGPDVTLIDTVVGPAASVIRSHAVGAEVGAGATVGPYAYLRPAAQLAEKAKVGTFVEVKNSQIGAGAKVPHLTYVGDATIGEQTNIGAASVFVNYDGVNKHRTVIGSHARTGADNMFVAPVEVGDGAYTAAGSVIVDDVPAGAMGVARARQRNIEGWVVMRRAGTAAAEAAQRARDAKDAQPAGDAKGASGTTGAASHSEAIHGATETVGGASGSGDTATE
- a CDS encoding acyl-CoA desaturase, giving the protein MSTALLEPNTAGPGPKPLTDGSQSPGILAALWAFVVIPFVALLVAVPVAWGGWLGWTDVIIGLVWYVVSGLGITVGFHRYFTHGSFKATRWLRVTLAVAGSLAVQGEIIQWVADHRRHHAFSDLEGDPHSPWRFGTSFWALTRGLFHAHVGWLFRRELSNRARFAPDLIADRDISRVDRLFPALVAVSLLGPALIGGLVTWSWQGALTAFFWAGLVRIGLLHHVTWAINSVCHVYGERPFAMRQGDRASNFWPLAILSFGESWHNLHHADPTSARHGVLRGQVDISARVIWLFEKTGAATQVRWPKPERLAAKLVKPVAPR
- a CDS encoding TetR/AcrR family transcriptional regulator produces the protein MPEVSDDAAAAVGGRRATPTAAPKAKAPSRVRMSAAQRREQLIATGRQLFAERGFDATSIEEVAARAKVSKPVVYEHFGGKEGLYAVVVDREVRALLDRITTALTAGHPRELLEQAALALLTYIEEETSGFRVLVRESPLMSGTATFSSVMNDVAHQVEHILGAEYKSRGYDPKLAELYSQALVGMVALTGRWWLEVRKPRKETVAAHLVNLAWNGLSHLEAKPTLITARRS
- the rsmA gene encoding 16S rRNA (adenine(1518)-N(6)/adenine(1519)-N(6))-dimethyltransferase RsmA, which produces MTGLLGPAEIRELAARLGVAPTKKLGQNFVHDPNTVRRIVTVAGLTPDDVALEVGPGLGSLTLGLLPVAGHVHAVEIDPVLAGALPETVARHAGADAARLTVHRADALRIAAAELADPAPTALVANLPYNVAVPVVLHLLAVLPTLRHGLVMVQKEVADRLVAGPGSKVYGIPSVKLAWYAQARGAGKVPPNVFWPVPNVDSGLVAFTCHEPPRSDVPRERVFAVVDAAFAQRRKTLRAALAGWAGGADRAAAALTAAGVDPGARGESLTVEQFAAIAASAPVGTPAAK
- a CDS encoding 4-(cytidine 5'-diphospho)-2-C-methyl-D-erythritol kinase, translating into MTEAWRPDDDEPRGAIGPVRVRVPAKVNLHLGVGPLRRDGYHELNTVYHAISIYDELTARRGDTLALTMEGEGTGELALDDTNLVIRAAHALAGYAGVLPHARLHLRKQIPLAGGLAGGSADAAAALVACDALWGTGLSRDELAGIAADLGSDVPFLIYGGTALGTGRGEAISPVLARPTSWHWVVAIADAGLSTPTAYRELDRLRDSGAAGTPLGSTDALLGALRQRDPRVLARTLGNDLQAAALAMRPALADTLKAGEAAGALTGIVSGSGPTCVFLAADAADAERIAAELTAAGVCREARVAHGPVAGARVG
- a CDS encoding 50S ribosomal protein L25/general stress protein Ctc, whose product is MSEVKISAEPRTEFGKGGARRTRRAGKVPAVLYGHGEKPKHIALPSREFAAAIRKGGANQLFAIDITDGTQVLALPKAIQRDPIRDTFEHVDLILVRRGEKVTVEVPVQLTGEAARDTLIVHDHDTLSVTADATKVPDHLEASIEGLEAGTLVTAGDVELPAGVELAADSDLTVASVTAAPTAEQLEATLPEVEAATDEAEAEVGETTEGSEGADAAPAEGGETTEARTEA
- a CDS encoding ABC-F family ATP-binding cassette domain-containing protein: MANIVNLDRVSKGYGAAGRLLTDVSLGLDDADRIGVVGLNGAGKSTLLRLLTKQEDPDDGRVTHRRDLRVLWLPQQLTLAPEATVRDVVLGTAWLDEGMGAEHEWAGDAGVRAILDGLGMPHLGLDQPVGPMSGGERRRVALAALLVRESDLLILDEPTNHLDVGGVDWLARHLVGRRGALVVVTHDRWFLDAVCTTTWEVADQTVRAYEGGFAAWTLARAERERVAAATEARRQNLLRKEIAWLRRGPPARTSKPQFRIDAANALIADVPPARDTMSLQRMATSRLGKQVYDLENVELHAGPKEILRDVTWLVGPGDRIAILGANGAGKTTLLRMLAGITRPDGGRLGTGSTVRPAFLSQELTELPGHLRVLEAVEEVARRVQLGDREVSAAQLAEVFGFDDRRLWTPVSDLSGGERRRLQMLRLLAGEPNVLLFDEPTNDLDTDTLASLEDLLDSWPGTIIVASHDRYLIERVTDTAYGMFGDGRLVHLPGGVDEYLARTAERAGSPRAGVTSTSAPAAPSGGGMSAAEVRQARKELTRLERQLGKLDQRETTLLDQLAADATDYARVAELDTQLKDLRAERERIEESWMTLAEDLPES
- a CDS encoding ribose-phosphate diphosphokinase, which produces MGSIVAENRKSLMLFSGRGFPELAKEIGEVLGVAPTPADAYEFANGEIFVRFKDSVRGSDAFVVQSVTHGVNTWVMETLIMVDALKRGSAKRITVVLPFYPYARQDKKHRGREPISARLVADLLKTAGANRILTVDLHTAQIQGFFDGPVDHLFAMDILAEYVEHKYAGRPMTVVAPDSGRVRVAERWTDRLGGCPLAFIHKTRDPMKPNQVVANRVVGEVEGRVCLIVDDMIDTGGTIAKAADILKESGAAEIVVASTHALLSDPATERLKNSSISEIVVTNTLPLPPEKQLDKLTVLSIAPLLARAIREVFDDGSVTTLFGGLS
- a CDS encoding DUF4383 domain-containing protein, with product MPHFPVNHPARPLYRVLSGLIGVYILVFGVWGVAETIGDPLFARTSTWALGLRTNLAFSLASVIFGIVLIIGASRRTNLGHYMNLTAGVVFLVTSILTMSVLQTEANILNFSMSTVVVSMLFGLILLGTGLYDKVGPPESAEAELEHRKHPVADVHRR
- a CDS encoding DUF4383 domain-containing protein; this translates as MAHTPVNHPARPIYRAIGGLTGLYLVVFGVLGIVASTGNEILAQDDTRVLGQGTNLGFSLLSVLLGIVVLVGTALGRNIDVAINQWLAYSLMVVSLAGLAFIRTDANIFNFSITTVVVVMTAALVLLMVGMYGKVGTEDEAEAFQKARLVL
- the pth gene encoding aminoacyl-tRNA hydrolase, yielding MTDEAGPWLVVGLGNPGREYAGNRHNVGFMVAELLAKRVSARFGRHKRAVAEVAEARLGFGGPKLVLVKPLTYMNLSGGPVAALAQFYKVPTNQVIAVHDELDIEFGQVRVKFGGGEGGHNGLRSMSKSLGTKDYARVRFGVGRPPGRQDPADYVLSDFGAAERKELDFLVDRAADVVESVITRGVEPTQNLYHGS